The following coding sequences are from one Polynucleobacter sp. JS-JIR-II-50 window:
- a CDS encoding lytic transglycosylase domain-containing protein, whose amino-acid sequence MKFVIVNSKYLHWAKILVLGLALCASNSYAEKLKKPSLPKSYESKAAPAEITDTDRMFIDLREAAKKNDVFRTQQLSSNLVNYPMDDYVAYFRIKPQLFDSAGGARNDYGADAQVVAFLNQYQGTALADRMRNDWLLVLGKRKDWARFDVEYAKFVLDDDTQVKCYSLLSKLSQGENPTKLAIDSRAVLLDPSYFGQACQELVPSLVAAGGMSPSEAKAIGRAASERGYDTMARRLGGEDPIADIVKAAKADPAKAYRDFSQNASRYSKENQAIAWGVIGQFLAKKLDPNADDAYRLQQELGYNDLLSVESQEWKVRAGLRAKDWVLVKNAIDGMNPAVRAKDPAWTYWYGRALKAEGQDVKAKDSFEMIADQYNFYGQLAREELGKSNNAPAKTKVTEQEIDAMASRKGFIRGERLYAMNLRFEGNREWNWELRNMTDKQLLAAAEYAKRINLYDRVVNTADRTKQEHDFSLRYPTPYKEELSPIARQIDLNLAWAYGLIRQESRFIMNAASSVGASGLMQVMPNTAKYVAKKIGMANYTNDKLSDTNTNLTLGSNYLNMVLIDLDGSWVLASAAYNAGPSRSKAWREKLSGPTEGAIFAETIPFTETRVYVKNVLSNANYYSSVMNGQPQSLKQRLGVITPKAATQSELP is encoded by the coding sequence TCTGGTTTTGGGTCTAGCACTGTGCGCGTCCAATTCTTATGCTGAAAAGCTGAAGAAGCCAAGCCTACCCAAGTCTTATGAAAGCAAGGCAGCCCCAGCTGAAATTACCGATACCGATCGGATGTTTATTGATTTGCGCGAAGCTGCAAAAAAGAATGATGTATTTCGAACTCAGCAACTTTCATCTAATTTAGTTAATTACCCAATGGATGACTATGTAGCCTATTTCCGCATCAAGCCGCAATTATTTGATAGCGCTGGTGGGGCACGTAATGACTATGGCGCAGATGCCCAGGTGGTTGCATTCTTAAATCAATACCAAGGCACTGCCCTGGCTGACCGTATGCGCAATGATTGGTTGTTGGTATTAGGCAAGCGCAAGGACTGGGCACGCTTTGATGTGGAGTACGCTAAGTTTGTGTTGGATGACGACACACAAGTGAAGTGCTATTCCTTGCTATCAAAATTATCACAAGGTGAGAACCCAACTAAATTAGCCATTGATTCACGAGCAGTGTTATTGGATCCAAGCTATTTTGGGCAAGCCTGTCAAGAATTGGTTCCATCATTGGTTGCCGCAGGCGGCATGTCTCCGAGTGAAGCCAAGGCTATTGGGCGTGCGGCTAGCGAGAGGGGTTATGACACGATGGCGCGTCGCCTTGGCGGTGAAGATCCGATTGCAGATATTGTTAAGGCTGCAAAGGCTGATCCAGCAAAGGCCTATCGTGACTTTTCTCAAAACGCTTCACGCTATAGCAAAGAAAACCAAGCCATTGCTTGGGGTGTGATCGGACAATTTTTAGCCAAGAAATTAGATCCCAATGCGGATGATGCCTACCGCTTACAACAAGAGCTGGGCTATAACGATCTTCTTTCAGTCGAGTCACAAGAATGGAAAGTGCGCGCAGGCTTGCGTGCTAAAGATTGGGTTCTAGTTAAAAATGCGATTGATGGTATGAACCCAGCGGTGCGTGCTAAAGATCCTGCATGGACCTATTGGTATGGTCGTGCGCTCAAAGCCGAAGGGCAAGATGTAAAGGCCAAAGACAGTTTTGAAATGATTGCCGATCAATACAATTTTTATGGCCAGCTTGCGCGCGAAGAATTAGGTAAATCTAATAATGCACCTGCTAAAACGAAAGTGACTGAACAGGAGATAGATGCGATGGCGAGCCGCAAGGGCTTTATTCGTGGCGAGCGCTTGTATGCCATGAATCTTCGCTTTGAGGGTAATCGCGAATGGAATTGGGAGCTACGCAATATGACCGACAAGCAATTGTTGGCTGCTGCCGAGTACGCAAAGCGAATCAATTTGTATGACCGCGTTGTCAACACTGCTGATCGTACCAAGCAAGAGCACGACTTTAGTTTGCGTTACCCAACTCCTTACAAAGAAGAGCTGTCTCCGATTGCGCGCCAAATCGATCTCAATCTTGCTTGGGCTTATGGCTTGATTCGTCAAGAGTCACGCTTCATTATGAATGCCGCCTCTTCTGTAGGCGCTTCTGGATTAATGCAGGTGATGCCAAATACTGCAAAGTACGTGGCTAAAAAAATTGGAATGGCCAATTACACCAATGACAAATTAAGCGATACAAATACCAATTTAACTTTAGGAAGTAATTATCTAAATATGGTTTTGATCGACTTGGATGGATCTTGGGTTTTGGCTTCTGCAGCCTATAACGCAGGCCCTTCACGCTCAAAGGCTTGGCGGGAAAAATTATCCGGCCCTACAGAGGGCGCTATTTTTGCTGAAACCATCCCATTTACTGAGACACGTGTATACGTGAAGAACGTACTCTCTAACGCAAATTACTATTCATCGGTGATGAACGGTCAGCCACAATCTTTAAAACAACGCTTAGGTGTTATTACACCTAAGGCTGCCACTCAATCTGAGCTTCCTTAA